One Tubulanus polymorphus chromosome 5, tnTubPoly1.2, whole genome shotgun sequence DNA segment encodes these proteins:
- the LOC141905938 gene encoding nucleoside diphosphate-linked moiety X motif 6-like translates to MALLRKGRQFLKYVIHGFFTSSCYHGRSHFTTLSIVNDNYNGVTVNCDMLPQSISGNKFKQILSDSLVEWERKHSAVWLNIPISYSSLIPEAVELGFQFHHAEGNSCTMTRWLDKTAESQLPMFASHQVGVAGCVLNDKNEVLVVQEKKMRLPIWKFPGGLSNLGEDIGKTAEREVFEETGVETEFKSIICFRQQHTHPGAFGRSDLFFLCRMKALTENIRPCPREIRACQWMDIQSFSEQPNGPALLKRFSSLIEYGLHEGFHKIDLQYTEFQSIYKGLKYKMFHANLPENWKQ, encoded by the exons ATGGCTCTATTAAGGAAAGGCAGACAATTTCTTAAG TATGTTATTCATGGATTCTTTACGTCTTCTTGTTACCACGGAAGGTCACATTTTACTACATTATCAATAGTGAATGATAACTATAATGGAGTGACTGTCAACTGTGATATGCTTCCACAAAGTATTTCAGGAAACAAATTTAAACAGATTTTATCCG ATTCACTGGTTGAATGGGAGAGGAAGCACTCAGCCGTTTGGTTGAATATtcccattagttattctagtCTTATACCTGAAGCTGTTGAATTAGGATTTCAATTCCATCACGCTGAAGGCAACTCGTGTACTATGACTAGATGGCTCGATAAAACTGCTGAAAGTCAACTTCCTATGTTTGCTTCCCATCAAGTCGGTGTAGCTG GTTGTGTGttgaatgataaaaatgaagttttagttgttcaagagaaaaaaatgagg CTGCCAATCTGGAAATTCCCTGGTGGTTTGTCCAACCTCGGTGAAGACATAG GTAAAACTGCAGAACGCGAGGTATTCGAAGAAACAGGAGTCGAAACTG AATTCAAGTCGATTATTTGTTTTCGACAGCAGCACACTCACCCGGGGGCGTTCGGTAGATCAGATTTGTTTTTCCTGTGCAGAATGAAGGCGCTTACAGAAAACATTCGACCTTGCCCCCGTGAAATACGAGCTTGTCAATGGATGGATATACAATCATTTTCCGAACAGCCGAATGGCCCTGctctattaaaaagattctcGAGTTTAATCGAATACGGACTTCACGAAGGATTTCACAAAATAGATCTGCAATACACGGAATTCCAATCGATCTATAAAGGACTTAAATACAAAATGTTTCATGCAAATTTGCCAGAAAATTGGAAACAATGA